A single genomic interval of Zingiber officinale cultivar Zhangliang chromosome 4A, Zo_v1.1, whole genome shotgun sequence harbors:
- the LOC121972189 gene encoding transmembrane protein 184B-like, protein MGPLLFVIVAFPCTVGAISLAMLHIYRHLLNYTEPTYQRYIVRIIFMVPVYALMSFLSLILSHRSIYFNSIREVYEAWVIYNFLSLCLAWVGGPGAVVLSLSGRSLKPSWYLMTCCFSAIPLDGRFIRRCKQGGLQFVILKPILVVITFILYAKGKYEDGNFSVDQAYLYLTIIYTISYSMALYALALFYVACKDLLRPFNPVPKFIMIKSVVFLTYWQGVLVFLAAKSNLIKDAEEAADFQNFIICVEMLAAAVGHFYAFPYKEYAGANIGSSGDLRASLFHALKFNDFYHDTVHQFAPTYHDYTLYNHNDGEEGATKYRSRTFVPTGQEMDAVRKNKQMYAGKLDEVQLSSVSTSSSSSPVKSSTRASQPDLEAIKSYLLKESNASSAQPYDLSVLVGTDLMNYPAKVPAVDDMGNDVHR, encoded by the exons ATGGGGCCTCTTCTTTTCGTCATCGTCGCATTCCCGTGTACCGTGGGAGCCATATCATTGGCTATGCTTCATATATACAGGCACCTGTTGAATTATACGGAGCCGACTTATCAGCGCTACATAGTTCGCATTATCTTTATGGTTCCG GTTTATGCACTGATGTCATTCTTGTCACTCATCCTTAGTCATCGCTCAATATATTTTAATTCTATTCGAGAAGT CTATGAAGCATGGGTCATTTACAACTTTCTTTCACTTTGCTTGGCATGGGTTGGAGGTCCAGGCGCAGTGGTCTTGAGTTTAAGTGGTCGATCTCTGAAGCCTTCATGGTACCTAATGACATGCTGTTTTTCTGCTATTCCACTCGATGG ACGTTTTATAAGAAGGTGCAAGCAAGGCGGTTTACAATTTGTAATTCTGAAGCCTATTTTAGTAGTTATTACCTTCATTCTCTATGCAAAAGGGAAATATGAAGATGGAAATTTCAGTGTGGACCAAGCCTATCTTTACCTCACAATTATCTACACGATATCATATTCTATGGCACTATATGCTCTCGCTTTGTTTTACGTCGCATGTAAAGATTTGCTCCGGCCTTTTAACCCTGTGCCAAAGTTCATTATGATCAAGTCTGTCGTTTTTCTCACTTACTGGCAG GGTGTTCTAGTTTTTCTCGCAGCCAAGTCTAATCTTATAAAAGATGCCGAAGAAGCTGctgattttcaaaatttcattataTGCGTCGAGATGCTTGCAGCTGCTGTTGGCCACTTCTATGCATTCCCTTACAAGGAGTATGCAGGTGCCAACATTGGCTCTTCTGGCGATTTAAGGGCGAGCCTTTTCCATGCACTAAAGTTTAATGATTTCTACCACGACACAGTCCATCAG TTCGCCCCTACTTATCATGATTATACACTCTACAATCACAACGATGGTGAGGAAGGCGCCACAAAGTACCGGTCGAGGACCTTTGTGCCTACTGGCCAGGAGATGGATGCCGTGAGAAAGAACAAACAGATGTACGCAGGGAAGCTGGATGAAGTTCAGTTATCTAGCGTATCCACTTCGAGCTCAAGCAGCCCTGTGAAATCAAGCACACGTGCCAGCCAGCCAGACTTGGAAGCAATCAAATCTTATTTGCTCAAAGAAAGCAACGCTTCTTCTGCTCAACCATATGACCTTTCAGTACTAGTTGGTACCGATTTAATGAACTATCCCGCCAAAGTTCCTGCAGTTGACGACATGGGCAATGATGTTCATCGAtga
- the LOC121972187 gene encoding uncharacterized protein LOC121972187 isoform X4, with the protein MGFKAVFASLQDIFPQIDLRILKAVALEHPNDIDAAAESILVEILPSIATSYESSFALQDANEVVRVSTSDGKAEKGKQTVFYEHQDEEQTSNHLSGKEPVVWENAISSHGSTSASANTGSPCIVETDARDPQVSLASYSKELEHPASDINVFKELNTNSNSERNVKVNGLDLNHSGVLPSNQLFEPFMDALNDISQEDSDPLASFNLAQEDESPLEQPIIQPSIENSHTEANGMHDNNQTSYDQDSSASASFSYDQHPQLKSLDFDLNSMSKDKIMCDGSYSLNGSLEQSFQIEPPNAQNLSELELDDAVLDCITSGGGVKVCEVDNSKGYVVSKFATITSAFENTHSKCSEKDTTEFISYENGLQPNDDSLPTTLITRSGHFIDIEFLEGMLSDAKGEKLLQESLSSAVELASNLMRDVELLEDRSKHAKEVASNAGQDILSKAEELKVMVVPAKEENDKLAGVIYGEKAILATEAQELQSRLLNLSNERNKSLSVIEEIRETLEIRIAAMKEEIAAAEREKLEKEAAARRVLNEQEAIMASIVEESKKLQEETEKNSKLREFLMDRGRIVDALQGEIAIICEDVMLLKQRVDSGLPSGRSVLGIPSGLSASSSSSHGGCKHSSSDVPVLELEDSTENLSVHDNIAATPSSAEGAKYVIEHSNDVDIDWEIVKDGIFRIFQE; encoded by the exons ATGGGTTTCAAGGCGGTTTTTGCATCACTGCAAGATATTTTTCCACAG ATTGATCTGCGAATATTGAAGGCTGTTGCTCTTGAGCATCCTAATGATATTGATGCTGCAGCTGAATCTATTCTTGTAGAAATTCTACCCTCAATTGCCACTTCTTACGAATCATCATTCGCTCTACAAGATGCAAATGAAGTGGTTCGTGTCTCAACTTCAG aTGGAAAGG CTGAAAAGGGTAAGCAGACTGTGTTTTATGAACATCAAGATGAGGAACAAACTTCAAATCATCTATCTGGGAAAGAGCCTGTAGTTTGGGAAAATGCAATTTCTAGTCATGGTTCAACCTCTGCCTCTGCTAATACAGGGTCACCATGCATTGTGGAAACAGATGCTAGAGATCCACAAGTTAGCCTTGCAAGTTACTCAAAGGAACTAGAGCATCCAGCATCAGATATTAATGTTTTCAAGGAACTAAATACAAATTCCAACTCTGAAAGAAATGTTAAAGTGAATGGACTTGATCTAAACCATAGTGGAGTTCTTCCATCGAATCAATTGTTTGAACCGTTTATGGATGCTCTTAATGATATAAGCCAGGAAGATAGTGATCCCCTTGCTAGTTTCAATCTTGCACAGGAAGATGAATCTCCTTTGGAGCAACCTATCATACAGCCATCAATTGAAAATTCACATACTGAGGCTAATGGTATGCATGATAATAATCAAACATCATATGATCAAGATTCTTCAGCCTCTGCTTCATTTAGTTATGACCAACATCCACAATTGAAATCATTGGATTTTGATTTGAATTCTATGTCAAAGGACAAAATTATGTGTGATGGGAGCTACTCTTTAAATGGTTCCTTGGAACAGTCATTTCAAATTGAGCCTCCGAATGCTCAGAACCTCTCTGAGTTGGAATTGGATGATGCTGTTTTAGATTGCATTACCTCAGGTGGAGGTGTTAAAGTTTGTGAAGTAGATAATTCCAAGGGTTATGTTGTCAGTAAGTTTGCCACCATCACAAGTGCATTTGAAAACACACACTCTAAGTGTTCTGAAAAGGATACGACTGAATTCATATCTTATGAGAATGGGTTGCAACCTAATGATGACAGTCTACCAACAACTTTGATTACACGATCAGGCCATTTTATTGACATTGAGTTTCTTGAGGGTATGCTTTCTGATGCTAAAGGCGAAAAG TTGTTGCAGGAAAGTTTGTCATCTGCTGTGGAATTAGCTAGTAATTTGATGAGAGATGTGGAGCTACTGGAGGACAGGAGCAAGCATGCTAAAGAGGTGGCTTCTAATGCCGGCCAAGATATTCTATCCAAGGCTGAGGAACTTAAGGTCATGGTAGTACCAGCAAAGGAAGAAAATGATAAG CTTGCTGGAGTGATTTATGGTGAGAAAGCTATATTAGCTACTGAAGCACAAGAACTCCAGTCCAGACTGCTTAATTTGTCAAATGAAAGGAATAAATCTCTTTCAGTGATTGAGGAG ATTCGTGAAACCCTTGAAATACGCATAGCTGCTATGAAGGAGGAAATTGCAGCAGCTGAACGAGAGAAGCTTGAGAAAGAAGCAGCAGCTCGGAGGGTTCTCAATGAACAGGAAGCCATCATGGCTTCTATAGTGGAAGAATCAAAAAAATTGCAAGAAGAAACAGAAAAGAACTCTAAG CTGAGGGAGTTTTTGATGGATCGTGGCCGCATAGTCGATGCACTCCA AGGTGAAATTGCTATAATCTGTGAAGATGTTATGCTGCTGAAACAAAGAGTCGACAGCGGTTTACCTTCTGGTCGATCTGTGCTTGGGATACCTTCCGGCTTGTCTGCTTCGTCGAGCTCATCACATGGTGGGTGCAAACATTCATCGTCGGACGTGCCAGTTCTTGAGCTCGAAGATAGCACGGAGAACCTTTCAGTTCATGACAATATCGCGGCGACACCTTCAAGCGCTGAGGGTGCCAAATATGTTATTGAGCATTCCAACGACGTTGACATTGACTGGGAAATTGTGAAAGATGGTATCTTCCGAATCTTTCAAGAGTAG
- the LOC121972187 gene encoding uncharacterized protein LOC121972187 isoform X2, with protein MGFKAVFASLQDIFPQIDLRILKAVALEHPNDIDAAAESILVEILPSIATSYESSFALQDANEVVRVSTSDGKGKQPMFYEHQEEERTSNHLSGNELVVWENTVSTEKGKQTVFYEHQDEEQTSNHLSGKEPVVWENAISSHGSTSASANTGSPCIVETDARDPQVSLASYSKELEHPASDINVFKELNTNSNSERNVKVNGLDLNHSGVLPSNQLFEPFMDALNDISQEDSDPLASFNLAQEDESPLEQPIIQPSIENSHTEANGMHDNNQTSYDQDSSASASFSYDQHPQLKSLDFDLNSMSKDKIMCDGSYSLNGSLEQSFQIEPPNAQNLSELELDDAVLDCITSGGGVKVCEVDNSKGYVVSKFATITSAFENTHSKCSEKDTTEFISYENGLQPNDDSLPTTLITRSGHFIDIEFLEGMLSDAKGEKLLQESLSSAVELASNLMRDVELLEDRSKHAKEVASNAGQDILSKAEELKVMVVPAKEENDKLAGVIYGEKAILATEAQELQSRLLNLSNERNKSLSVIEEIRETLEIRIAAMKEEIAAAEREKLEKEAAARRVLNEQEAIMASIVEESKKLQEETEKNSKLREFLMDRGRIVDALQGEIAIICEDVMLLKQRVDSGLPSGRSVLGIPSGLSASSSSSHGGCKHSSSDVPVLELEDSTENLSVHDNIAATPSSAEGAKYVIEHSNDVDIDWEIVKDGIFRIFQE; from the exons ATGGGTTTCAAGGCGGTTTTTGCATCACTGCAAGATATTTTTCCACAG ATTGATCTGCGAATATTGAAGGCTGTTGCTCTTGAGCATCCTAATGATATTGATGCTGCAGCTGAATCTATTCTTGTAGAAATTCTACCCTCAATTGCCACTTCTTACGAATCATCATTCGCTCTACAAGATGCAAATGAAGTGGTTCGTGTCTCAACTTCAG aTGGAAAGGGTAAGCAGCCTATGTTTTATGAACATCAAGAAGAGGAACGAACATCAAATCATCTATCTGGGAATGAGCTTGTAGTTTGGGAAAATACAGTTTCTA CTGAAAAGGGTAAGCAGACTGTGTTTTATGAACATCAAGATGAGGAACAAACTTCAAATCATCTATCTGGGAAAGAGCCTGTAGTTTGGGAAAATGCAATTTCTAGTCATGGTTCAACCTCTGCCTCTGCTAATACAGGGTCACCATGCATTGTGGAAACAGATGCTAGAGATCCACAAGTTAGCCTTGCAAGTTACTCAAAGGAACTAGAGCATCCAGCATCAGATATTAATGTTTTCAAGGAACTAAATACAAATTCCAACTCTGAAAGAAATGTTAAAGTGAATGGACTTGATCTAAACCATAGTGGAGTTCTTCCATCGAATCAATTGTTTGAACCGTTTATGGATGCTCTTAATGATATAAGCCAGGAAGATAGTGATCCCCTTGCTAGTTTCAATCTTGCACAGGAAGATGAATCTCCTTTGGAGCAACCTATCATACAGCCATCAATTGAAAATTCACATACTGAGGCTAATGGTATGCATGATAATAATCAAACATCATATGATCAAGATTCTTCAGCCTCTGCTTCATTTAGTTATGACCAACATCCACAATTGAAATCATTGGATTTTGATTTGAATTCTATGTCAAAGGACAAAATTATGTGTGATGGGAGCTACTCTTTAAATGGTTCCTTGGAACAGTCATTTCAAATTGAGCCTCCGAATGCTCAGAACCTCTCTGAGTTGGAATTGGATGATGCTGTTTTAGATTGCATTACCTCAGGTGGAGGTGTTAAAGTTTGTGAAGTAGATAATTCCAAGGGTTATGTTGTCAGTAAGTTTGCCACCATCACAAGTGCATTTGAAAACACACACTCTAAGTGTTCTGAAAAGGATACGACTGAATTCATATCTTATGAGAATGGGTTGCAACCTAATGATGACAGTCTACCAACAACTTTGATTACACGATCAGGCCATTTTATTGACATTGAGTTTCTTGAGGGTATGCTTTCTGATGCTAAAGGCGAAAAG TTGTTGCAGGAAAGTTTGTCATCTGCTGTGGAATTAGCTAGTAATTTGATGAGAGATGTGGAGCTACTGGAGGACAGGAGCAAGCATGCTAAAGAGGTGGCTTCTAATGCCGGCCAAGATATTCTATCCAAGGCTGAGGAACTTAAGGTCATGGTAGTACCAGCAAAGGAAGAAAATGATAAG CTTGCTGGAGTGATTTATGGTGAGAAAGCTATATTAGCTACTGAAGCACAAGAACTCCAGTCCAGACTGCTTAATTTGTCAAATGAAAGGAATAAATCTCTTTCAGTGATTGAGGAG ATTCGTGAAACCCTTGAAATACGCATAGCTGCTATGAAGGAGGAAATTGCAGCAGCTGAACGAGAGAAGCTTGAGAAAGAAGCAGCAGCTCGGAGGGTTCTCAATGAACAGGAAGCCATCATGGCTTCTATAGTGGAAGAATCAAAAAAATTGCAAGAAGAAACAGAAAAGAACTCTAAG CTGAGGGAGTTTTTGATGGATCGTGGCCGCATAGTCGATGCACTCCA AGGTGAAATTGCTATAATCTGTGAAGATGTTATGCTGCTGAAACAAAGAGTCGACAGCGGTTTACCTTCTGGTCGATCTGTGCTTGGGATACCTTCCGGCTTGTCTGCTTCGTCGAGCTCATCACATGGTGGGTGCAAACATTCATCGTCGGACGTGCCAGTTCTTGAGCTCGAAGATAGCACGGAGAACCTTTCAGTTCATGACAATATCGCGGCGACACCTTCAAGCGCTGAGGGTGCCAAATATGTTATTGAGCATTCCAACGACGTTGACATTGACTGGGAAATTGTGAAAGATGGTATCTTCCGAATCTTTCAAGAGTAG
- the LOC121972187 gene encoding uncharacterized protein LOC121972187 isoform X1, with the protein MGFKAVFASLQDIFPQIDLRILKAVALEHPNDIDAAAESILVEILPSIATSYESSFALQDANEVVRVSTSDGKGKQPMFYEHQEEERTSNHLSGNELVVWENTVSSHAEKGKQTVFYEHQDEEQTSNHLSGKEPVVWENAISSHGSTSASANTGSPCIVETDARDPQVSLASYSKELEHPASDINVFKELNTNSNSERNVKVNGLDLNHSGVLPSNQLFEPFMDALNDISQEDSDPLASFNLAQEDESPLEQPIIQPSIENSHTEANGMHDNNQTSYDQDSSASASFSYDQHPQLKSLDFDLNSMSKDKIMCDGSYSLNGSLEQSFQIEPPNAQNLSELELDDAVLDCITSGGGVKVCEVDNSKGYVVSKFATITSAFENTHSKCSEKDTTEFISYENGLQPNDDSLPTTLITRSGHFIDIEFLEGMLSDAKGEKLLQESLSSAVELASNLMRDVELLEDRSKHAKEVASNAGQDILSKAEELKVMVVPAKEENDKLAGVIYGEKAILATEAQELQSRLLNLSNERNKSLSVIEEIRETLEIRIAAMKEEIAAAEREKLEKEAAARRVLNEQEAIMASIVEESKKLQEETEKNSKLREFLMDRGRIVDALQGEIAIICEDVMLLKQRVDSGLPSGRSVLGIPSGLSASSSSSHGGCKHSSSDVPVLELEDSTENLSVHDNIAATPSSAEGAKYVIEHSNDVDIDWEIVKDGIFRIFQE; encoded by the exons ATGGGTTTCAAGGCGGTTTTTGCATCACTGCAAGATATTTTTCCACAG ATTGATCTGCGAATATTGAAGGCTGTTGCTCTTGAGCATCCTAATGATATTGATGCTGCAGCTGAATCTATTCTTGTAGAAATTCTACCCTCAATTGCCACTTCTTACGAATCATCATTCGCTCTACAAGATGCAAATGAAGTGGTTCGTGTCTCAACTTCAG aTGGAAAGGGTAAGCAGCCTATGTTTTATGAACATCAAGAAGAGGAACGAACATCAAATCATCTATCTGGGAATGAGCTTGTAGTTTGGGAAAATACAGTTTCTAGTCATG CTGAAAAGGGTAAGCAGACTGTGTTTTATGAACATCAAGATGAGGAACAAACTTCAAATCATCTATCTGGGAAAGAGCCTGTAGTTTGGGAAAATGCAATTTCTAGTCATGGTTCAACCTCTGCCTCTGCTAATACAGGGTCACCATGCATTGTGGAAACAGATGCTAGAGATCCACAAGTTAGCCTTGCAAGTTACTCAAAGGAACTAGAGCATCCAGCATCAGATATTAATGTTTTCAAGGAACTAAATACAAATTCCAACTCTGAAAGAAATGTTAAAGTGAATGGACTTGATCTAAACCATAGTGGAGTTCTTCCATCGAATCAATTGTTTGAACCGTTTATGGATGCTCTTAATGATATAAGCCAGGAAGATAGTGATCCCCTTGCTAGTTTCAATCTTGCACAGGAAGATGAATCTCCTTTGGAGCAACCTATCATACAGCCATCAATTGAAAATTCACATACTGAGGCTAATGGTATGCATGATAATAATCAAACATCATATGATCAAGATTCTTCAGCCTCTGCTTCATTTAGTTATGACCAACATCCACAATTGAAATCATTGGATTTTGATTTGAATTCTATGTCAAAGGACAAAATTATGTGTGATGGGAGCTACTCTTTAAATGGTTCCTTGGAACAGTCATTTCAAATTGAGCCTCCGAATGCTCAGAACCTCTCTGAGTTGGAATTGGATGATGCTGTTTTAGATTGCATTACCTCAGGTGGAGGTGTTAAAGTTTGTGAAGTAGATAATTCCAAGGGTTATGTTGTCAGTAAGTTTGCCACCATCACAAGTGCATTTGAAAACACACACTCTAAGTGTTCTGAAAAGGATACGACTGAATTCATATCTTATGAGAATGGGTTGCAACCTAATGATGACAGTCTACCAACAACTTTGATTACACGATCAGGCCATTTTATTGACATTGAGTTTCTTGAGGGTATGCTTTCTGATGCTAAAGGCGAAAAG TTGTTGCAGGAAAGTTTGTCATCTGCTGTGGAATTAGCTAGTAATTTGATGAGAGATGTGGAGCTACTGGAGGACAGGAGCAAGCATGCTAAAGAGGTGGCTTCTAATGCCGGCCAAGATATTCTATCCAAGGCTGAGGAACTTAAGGTCATGGTAGTACCAGCAAAGGAAGAAAATGATAAG CTTGCTGGAGTGATTTATGGTGAGAAAGCTATATTAGCTACTGAAGCACAAGAACTCCAGTCCAGACTGCTTAATTTGTCAAATGAAAGGAATAAATCTCTTTCAGTGATTGAGGAG ATTCGTGAAACCCTTGAAATACGCATAGCTGCTATGAAGGAGGAAATTGCAGCAGCTGAACGAGAGAAGCTTGAGAAAGAAGCAGCAGCTCGGAGGGTTCTCAATGAACAGGAAGCCATCATGGCTTCTATAGTGGAAGAATCAAAAAAATTGCAAGAAGAAACAGAAAAGAACTCTAAG CTGAGGGAGTTTTTGATGGATCGTGGCCGCATAGTCGATGCACTCCA AGGTGAAATTGCTATAATCTGTGAAGATGTTATGCTGCTGAAACAAAGAGTCGACAGCGGTTTACCTTCTGGTCGATCTGTGCTTGGGATACCTTCCGGCTTGTCTGCTTCGTCGAGCTCATCACATGGTGGGTGCAAACATTCATCGTCGGACGTGCCAGTTCTTGAGCTCGAAGATAGCACGGAGAACCTTTCAGTTCATGACAATATCGCGGCGACACCTTCAAGCGCTGAGGGTGCCAAATATGTTATTGAGCATTCCAACGACGTTGACATTGACTGGGAAATTGTGAAAGATGGTATCTTCCGAATCTTTCAAGAGTAG
- the LOC121972187 gene encoding uncharacterized protein LOC121972187 isoform X3 has protein sequence MGFKAVFASLQDIFPQIDLRILKAVALEHPNDIDAAAESILVEILPSIATSYESSFALQDANEVVRVSTSDGKGKQPMFYEHQEEERTSNHLSGNELVVWENTVSSHAEKGKQTVFYEHQDEEQTSNHLSGKEPVVWENAISSHGSTSASANTGSPCIVETDARDPQVSLASYSKELEHPASDINVFKELNTNSNSERNVKVNGLDLNHSGVLPSNQLFEPFMDALNDISQEDSDPLASFNLAQEDESPLEQPIIQPSIENSHTEANGMHDNNQTSYDQDSSASASFSYDQHPQLKSLDFDLNSMSKDKIMCDGSYSLNGSLEQSFQIEPPNAQNLSELELDDAVLDCITSGGGVKVCEVDNSKGYVVSKFATITSAFENTHSKCSEKDTTEFISYENGLQPNDDSLPTTLITRSGHFIDIEFLEGMLSDAKGEKESLSSAVELASNLMRDVELLEDRSKHAKEVASNAGQDILSKAEELKVMVVPAKEENDKLAGVIYGEKAILATEAQELQSRLLNLSNERNKSLSVIEEIRETLEIRIAAMKEEIAAAEREKLEKEAAARRVLNEQEAIMASIVEESKKLQEETEKNSKLREFLMDRGRIVDALQGEIAIICEDVMLLKQRVDSGLPSGRSVLGIPSGLSASSSSSHGGCKHSSSDVPVLELEDSTENLSVHDNIAATPSSAEGAKYVIEHSNDVDIDWEIVKDGIFRIFQE, from the exons ATGGGTTTCAAGGCGGTTTTTGCATCACTGCAAGATATTTTTCCACAG ATTGATCTGCGAATATTGAAGGCTGTTGCTCTTGAGCATCCTAATGATATTGATGCTGCAGCTGAATCTATTCTTGTAGAAATTCTACCCTCAATTGCCACTTCTTACGAATCATCATTCGCTCTACAAGATGCAAATGAAGTGGTTCGTGTCTCAACTTCAG aTGGAAAGGGTAAGCAGCCTATGTTTTATGAACATCAAGAAGAGGAACGAACATCAAATCATCTATCTGGGAATGAGCTTGTAGTTTGGGAAAATACAGTTTCTAGTCATG CTGAAAAGGGTAAGCAGACTGTGTTTTATGAACATCAAGATGAGGAACAAACTTCAAATCATCTATCTGGGAAAGAGCCTGTAGTTTGGGAAAATGCAATTTCTAGTCATGGTTCAACCTCTGCCTCTGCTAATACAGGGTCACCATGCATTGTGGAAACAGATGCTAGAGATCCACAAGTTAGCCTTGCAAGTTACTCAAAGGAACTAGAGCATCCAGCATCAGATATTAATGTTTTCAAGGAACTAAATACAAATTCCAACTCTGAAAGAAATGTTAAAGTGAATGGACTTGATCTAAACCATAGTGGAGTTCTTCCATCGAATCAATTGTTTGAACCGTTTATGGATGCTCTTAATGATATAAGCCAGGAAGATAGTGATCCCCTTGCTAGTTTCAATCTTGCACAGGAAGATGAATCTCCTTTGGAGCAACCTATCATACAGCCATCAATTGAAAATTCACATACTGAGGCTAATGGTATGCATGATAATAATCAAACATCATATGATCAAGATTCTTCAGCCTCTGCTTCATTTAGTTATGACCAACATCCACAATTGAAATCATTGGATTTTGATTTGAATTCTATGTCAAAGGACAAAATTATGTGTGATGGGAGCTACTCTTTAAATGGTTCCTTGGAACAGTCATTTCAAATTGAGCCTCCGAATGCTCAGAACCTCTCTGAGTTGGAATTGGATGATGCTGTTTTAGATTGCATTACCTCAGGTGGAGGTGTTAAAGTTTGTGAAGTAGATAATTCCAAGGGTTATGTTGTCAGTAAGTTTGCCACCATCACAAGTGCATTTGAAAACACACACTCTAAGTGTTCTGAAAAGGATACGACTGAATTCATATCTTATGAGAATGGGTTGCAACCTAATGATGACAGTCTACCAACAACTTTGATTACACGATCAGGCCATTTTATTGACATTGAGTTTCTTGAGGGTATGCTTTCTGATGCTAAAGGCGAAAAG GAAAGTTTGTCATCTGCTGTGGAATTAGCTAGTAATTTGATGAGAGATGTGGAGCTACTGGAGGACAGGAGCAAGCATGCTAAAGAGGTGGCTTCTAATGCCGGCCAAGATATTCTATCCAAGGCTGAGGAACTTAAGGTCATGGTAGTACCAGCAAAGGAAGAAAATGATAAG CTTGCTGGAGTGATTTATGGTGAGAAAGCTATATTAGCTACTGAAGCACAAGAACTCCAGTCCAGACTGCTTAATTTGTCAAATGAAAGGAATAAATCTCTTTCAGTGATTGAGGAG ATTCGTGAAACCCTTGAAATACGCATAGCTGCTATGAAGGAGGAAATTGCAGCAGCTGAACGAGAGAAGCTTGAGAAAGAAGCAGCAGCTCGGAGGGTTCTCAATGAACAGGAAGCCATCATGGCTTCTATAGTGGAAGAATCAAAAAAATTGCAAGAAGAAACAGAAAAGAACTCTAAG CTGAGGGAGTTTTTGATGGATCGTGGCCGCATAGTCGATGCACTCCA AGGTGAAATTGCTATAATCTGTGAAGATGTTATGCTGCTGAAACAAAGAGTCGACAGCGGTTTACCTTCTGGTCGATCTGTGCTTGGGATACCTTCCGGCTTGTCTGCTTCGTCGAGCTCATCACATGGTGGGTGCAAACATTCATCGTCGGACGTGCCAGTTCTTGAGCTCGAAGATAGCACGGAGAACCTTTCAGTTCATGACAATATCGCGGCGACACCTTCAAGCGCTGAGGGTGCCAAATATGTTATTGAGCATTCCAACGACGTTGACATTGACTGGGAAATTGTGAAAGATGGTATCTTCCGAATCTTTCAAGAGTAG
- the LOC121973026 gene encoding uncharacterized protein LOC121973026, which produces MATSLKKGSRVEVIQRNSSRWIPPYSWHCAVLLTVMNSRQFIVKYDDSKMGLQFVPRDWIRPRPPPFVGRFPWRAGDMVEVFEDYAWWPANVVDVIINGANRIISVWPLNSMREIRARPSKIRLRKQWTQEQNWSIIDEFTNYEYRLETEEDFPYGVGGGKAPACDDRESCNTTGRKRRRSTDEEEEEEELRQRLRRITVSLPSPASSTDYDSSDSSSSSMDDSPLSSVDSSNLFL; this is translated from the exons ATGGCGACGAGTTTGAAGAAGGGGAGCAGAGTGGAGGTGATCCAGCGAAACAGTTCACGCTGGATTCCTCCCTACTCATGGCACTGCGCCGTTCTCCTCACCGTCATGAATTCCCGCCAATTCATCGTCAAGTACGATGACTCCAAGATGGGGCTGCAGTTCGTGCCGAGGGACTGGATCCGCCCTCGCCCTCCCCCCTTCGTCGGCCGTTTCCCGTGGAGAGCCGGCGACATGGTCGAGGTATTCGAGGACTACGCGTGGTGGCCGGCCAACGTCGTCGACGTAATAATTAATGGTGCTAATCGGATCATTAGCGTTTGGCCCTTGAACTCAATGAGGGAGATCCGAGCTCGCCCTTCCAAGATCCGGCTGAGGAAGCAATGGACTCAAGAACAGAACTGGTCGATCATCGATGAGTTTACG AATTACGAGTATCGATTGGAGACGGAGGAAGATTTTCCTTACGGTGTCGGCGGCGGCAAAGCTCCAGCGTGCGACGACAGAGAGTCCTGCAATACCACCGGCCGGAAAAGGAGGAGATCAAccgacgaggaggaggaggaggaggagctccGGCAGCGCCTACGACGAATCACTGTCTCGCTGCCTTCCCCCGCTTCTTCGACGGATTACGACTCCAGCGATTCATCATCGTCTTCCATGGATGATTCCCCATTGTCTTCCGTCGATAGTTCGAA ttTGTTTTTGTAA